Below is a window of Caballeronia insecticola DNA.
GGTTTCGGCAACCAGCGCGATACGCACGAACCCGACGCCGGGATTCGTGCCGTGCGCGGTGCGCGCGAGGAAAGAGCCCGGCAGAACCGTCACATTATAGTCGGCGTACAGGCGCGCCGCGAACTCGGTGTCCGAGAGGCCCGTGCGCGAAACGTTCGCCCAGAGGTAGAACGCGGCGTCGGGCAGGCGTACGTCGAGCACGTCGGCGAGCATCGGCGTGACCGTCTGGAATTTTTTCAGATACTGGGCCCGGTTGTCGCGCACGTGCGTTTCATCCTGCCACGCGGCGATGCTCGCGCGCTGGAACACGGTCGAGAGCGCCGCGCCGTGATACGTGCGGTAGAGCAGGAAGTCCTTCAGCACCGCGGCGTCGCCCGCGACGAAGCCCGAGCGCATGCCCGGCACGTTCGAGCGCTTCGACAGGCTCGACAGCATCACCAGACGATCGAAGCCGCGTCCCAGCAGGCGCGCGGCTTCGAGGCCGCCGAGCGGCGGTTGCGCTTCGTCGAAATAGATTTCCGAATAGCACTCGTCCGATGCGATCACGAAGCCGTGCTTGTCCGACAGCGCGAAAAGCTCGCGCCAGTTGTCGAGCGTGAGCACGGCGCCCGTCGGGTTGCCCGGCGAGCATACATAGAGCAGTTGCGTGCGCGCCCAGATGTGCTCGGGCACGGCGGAATAATCGCAAGCGAAGTTGCGCGCCGGATCGCTGTTGACGAAATACGGCTCGGCGCCCGCGAGCAGGGCCGCGCCTTCGTAGATTTGATAGAACGGGTTCGGACAGAGTACGATGGGCGGTTCCGCGCCGATCGTGCTTTGGCTGTCGATCACGGTCTGCGCGAGCGCAAAGAGCGCTTCCCGCGAGCCGGAAACGGGCAGCACCTGCGTCGCCGGATCGATCGATTCGAGGCCGTAGCGCTGTTTCGCCCACGCCGCGATCGCCGCGCGCAGCGGCTCGCTGCCAAGCGTGGCCGGATACGATGCGAGGCCGTCGAGCGCATCGATCACGGCGGTGCGGATCAGCGCGGGCGTCGGATGCTTCGGCTCGCCGATGCCGAAGCTGATCGGCGTGAATCCGGCGCGCGGTTCGATCCCTTTGAAGAGCGCGCGAAGCTTTTCGAACGGATACGGCTGAAGTTTCTTGAGAAGTGGATTCACGGCGTGACCGGTAAGCAGTAAGCGATGCACGCAAGGCGCGAGGCGCATGACAGCGCGGCATCGGAAGACATGGAACGGACGCGAAGCAAGCTGACGATTATAGCGCGCGCCCCTGGCCCGTCAGGCGATGACGGCGGGGAGCGGCCGCGCGCCACGAAGGACGGAAGGTCGAATGACGAGGTTCATGAAGCACGGCGTGTGGACAGTGACGGAAAAAGGCGAAGCATGCGCATCGAAGCAGGGAGCGCCGCGATGACGCGCACGGCGTGGCCGACGCTCGCGATCATGCTGGGCGCATCGGTATGGGGTCTCGTCTGGTATCCGATGCGCATGCTCGCCGCCATGGGTCTCTCGGGCACCGCCGCCAGCGCCACGACCAGCGCCGCCGCGTGCATCTTCGTGTTGCTGCTGCGGCGCCGCTCGATCAGCACGCTCAACTGGCACTGGCTGCTCGTCGCGCTCGGCGTGGCGGCGGGCGTGACGAATATCGGCTTCGTGTGGGGCGCGATCCACGGGCAGGTCATGCGCGTCTTGCTGCTCTTCTATCTGACGCCCGCATGGACCGCGATCTTCGCGCACTTCATCCTGAAAGAGCGGCTCACCCGCGTCGATGCCGCGCTGTCGCTGCTCTCGCTCGCGGGCGCCGTCGCGATGCTCTGGTCGCCCGAACTCGGCATGCCGCTGCCCGCCGATCTCGCCGAATGGGCGGGGCTCATGGGCGGCATGGGCTTCGCGATGAGCAACGTGCTCGTCGTCAAGGTCACACGCACGCTGCCACGGCTCAAGCCCGAAATGCGCACGGCGGTGATCTTCGGCGGCGCGGCGCTGCTCGCCTCCGTCGTCACGCTGTTCGAGCCGATGCCCGCGCCGCCCGCCGCAGCGCTTCTGCCCACCGTGACGTTCATCGTGATCGGGCTGGGCGTCGTGCTGGCGGCCAACAACATCATCGTGCAGATCGGGCTCGCGCGCGTGCCGGCCAATCGCGCATCGATCATCATGCTGTTCGAACTCGTCGTGACCGCGTTGTCGTCGTGGCTGTTTGCGGGCGAAGTGCCCGGCGCGCGCGAGTGGGCGGGCGGCGGCTGCATCGTCGTGGCGTGCGTGCTGTCGGCGTGGGCGCACCGTCAGGGCGCATCGCGTGCGTCTCCCGCGCCTGATGTGTCCAACATCGCGCCCGACATCGTCGAACACGCACCGGAAAGCAAAAAGAAATCGACTCGCGCG
It encodes the following:
- the dapC gene encoding succinyldiaminopimelate transaminase — its product is MRLAPCVHRLLLTGHAVNPLLKKLQPYPFEKLRALFKGIEPRAGFTPISFGIGEPKHPTPALIRTAVIDALDGLASYPATLGSEPLRAAIAAWAKQRYGLESIDPATQVLPVSGSREALFALAQTVIDSQSTIGAEPPIVLCPNPFYQIYEGAALLAGAEPYFVNSDPARNFACDYSAVPEHIWARTQLLYVCSPGNPTGAVLTLDNWRELFALSDKHGFVIASDECYSEIYFDEAQPPLGGLEAARLLGRGFDRLVMLSSLSKRSNVPGMRSGFVAGDAAVLKDFLLYRTYHGAALSTVFQRASIAAWQDETHVRDNRAQYLKKFQTVTPMLADVLDVRLPDAAFYLWANVSRTGLSDTEFAARLYADYNVTVLPGSFLARTAHGTNPGVGFVRIALVAETAECVEGARRIVEFCRTLAA
- a CDS encoding DMT family transporter: MRIEAGSAAMTRTAWPTLAIMLGASVWGLVWYPMRMLAAMGLSGTAASATTSAAACIFVLLLRRRSISTLNWHWLLVALGVAAGVTNIGFVWGAIHGQVMRVLLLFYLTPAWTAIFAHFILKERLTRVDAALSLLSLAGAVAMLWSPELGMPLPADLAEWAGLMGGMGFAMSNVLVVKVTRTLPRLKPEMRTAVIFGGAALLASVVTLFEPMPAPPAAALLPTVTFIVIGLGVVLAANNIIVQIGLARVPANRASIIMLFELVVTALSSWLFAGEVPGAREWAGGGCIVVACVLSAWAHRQGASRASPAPDVSNIAPDIVEHAPESKKKSTRAMV